One part of the Betaproteobacteria bacterium genome encodes these proteins:
- a CDS encoding DEAD/DEAH box helicase: MKRQRASDRPIKEPKLSRSHLPVGLAPADWQRALRRQFGRDQAFVLENRGDQPFFSEFRVGNPQSKASYRVAIRGLNAGDNYCSCPDYATNELGTCKHIEFVLARLEKKRGAKAAFAQGWRPAFSEIYLRNDGARAVYFRAGSDCPPAVMKAALRLFDAPRGGALPEERFGELEHFLATAAKSGHELRAYDDALDFIAGRCDAARRADVLDSLFPRGASDRKLAQLLKAPLYPYQADGALFAVRAGRALIGDEMGLGKTIQAIAATEILARYFGVARVLVVCPTSLKYQWQSEIDRFSGRAARVMAGGRAQRQKDFSADDFCKITNYEKLKPDLDLIAEWAPELVIVDEAQRIKNWNTIAARALKRIDSPYALVLTGTPLENKLEELISIVQFVDQHRLGPTWKLLHEHQVKDEFGRVTGYTCLEKIGQTLAPILIRRRRSEVLTQLPGRTDQNLLVPMTEMQLVHHRENADIVAQIVKRWRRTKFVSDKDQRRLTCALQNMRMSCNSTYLLDQETDHGVKADELGALLDGVFVQPDAKAVVFSQWTRTHDIVIRRLKDRGIGYVSFHGGVSSEKRPALVERFRTDPDCRVFLSTDAGAAGLNLQHASTLVNMDLPWNPALLEQRIGRIHRMGQKRPVQIVNFVAKGTIEEGMLSVLAFKRSLSAGILDGGQSEISLGGSRLSRFMKEVENVTGRMGEGEAMAPAEEAASVASATVGSPVEVVAADESVVAGDIASEADASAPEAGVDPWAGLLQAGAQLVSALRAAGDGEGTSHPWLERDPATGSRSLRLPLPPPETVRRLADALSEMADSLRGKRAAD; this comes from the coding sequence GTGAAACGGCAACGTGCTTCCGATCGGCCCATCAAGGAACCGAAGCTCTCGCGCTCCCATCTGCCGGTCGGCCTCGCTCCCGCCGACTGGCAACGCGCACTGCGCCGCCAGTTCGGGCGCGACCAGGCGTTCGTGCTGGAAAACCGCGGCGACCAACCGTTCTTCTCGGAGTTTCGCGTGGGCAACCCCCAGTCGAAGGCCAGCTACCGCGTGGCGATACGCGGGCTGAACGCCGGTGACAACTACTGCTCCTGCCCCGACTACGCCACCAACGAGCTCGGCACCTGCAAACACATCGAGTTCGTCCTCGCCCGGCTCGAGAAGAAGCGCGGGGCGAAGGCCGCCTTTGCCCAGGGGTGGCGTCCGGCGTTTTCCGAGATCTACCTGCGTAACGATGGTGCGCGCGCGGTGTACTTCCGCGCCGGATCGGACTGCCCGCCGGCCGTGATGAAAGCGGCCTTGAGACTTTTCGACGCTCCGCGCGGCGGCGCGCTCCCGGAGGAGCGCTTCGGCGAGTTGGAGCATTTCCTCGCGACGGCGGCGAAGAGCGGCCACGAACTGCGCGCCTACGACGATGCGCTCGACTTCATCGCCGGCCGGTGCGATGCGGCGCGCCGGGCAGACGTCCTCGACAGCCTGTTCCCGCGCGGGGCGTCCGACAGGAAGCTGGCGCAGCTGCTCAAGGCGCCGCTGTATCCATACCAGGCCGACGGCGCGCTCTTCGCGGTGCGCGCCGGCCGCGCCCTGATCGGCGACGAGATGGGCCTGGGCAAGACCATTCAGGCCATTGCGGCGACGGAAATCCTGGCGCGGTATTTCGGCGTCGCGCGCGTGCTGGTGGTGTGCCCGACCTCGCTCAAGTACCAGTGGCAAAGCGAAATCGACCGTTTTTCCGGCCGCGCGGCGCGGGTGATGGCTGGCGGCCGGGCGCAGCGGCAGAAGGATTTCAGCGCCGACGATTTCTGCAAGATTACCAACTACGAAAAGCTGAAGCCCGATCTCGACCTGATCGCCGAGTGGGCGCCGGAACTGGTGATCGTCGACGAGGCGCAGCGCATCAAGAACTGGAACACGATCGCCGCGCGGGCGCTCAAGCGCATCGACAGTCCATACGCCCTGGTGCTCACCGGCACCCCGCTCGAAAACAAGCTCGAGGAGCTGATCTCGATCGTGCAGTTCGTCGACCAGCACCGGCTGGGACCCACCTGGAAGCTGCTGCACGAGCACCAGGTCAAGGATGAATTCGGTCGCGTCACCGGCTACACGTGCCTGGAGAAGATCGGCCAGACGCTGGCGCCGATCCTGATCCGCCGGCGCCGGTCCGAGGTCCTGACGCAGCTGCCCGGCCGCACCGACCAGAACCTGCTGGTGCCGATGACCGAGATGCAACTGGTGCATCACCGGGAGAATGCCGACATCGTGGCGCAGATCGTGAAGCGCTGGCGGCGGACGAAGTTTGTCTCGGACAAGGATCAACGGCGGCTGACCTGCGCCCTGCAGAACATGCGCATGTCCTGCAACAGCACCTACCTGCTGGACCAGGAAACCGACCACGGCGTCAAAGCCGACGAACTGGGGGCGCTGCTTGACGGCGTCTTCGTGCAACCGGACGCGAAGGCGGTGGTGTTCAGCCAGTGGACGCGCACCCACGACATCGTCATCCGCAGGCTGAAAGATCGCGGCATCGGCTATGTCAGTTTCCATGGCGGCGTATCCTCGGAAAAGCGCCCGGCGCTGGTCGAACGCTTTCGCACCGATCCCGACTGCCGAGTCTTCCTGTCGACCGACGCGGGCGCGGCGGGACTGAACCTGCAGCACGCGTCGACACTGGTGAACATGGACCTGCCGTGGAACCCTGCGCTTCTCGAGCAGCGCATCGGGCGCATTCACCGCATGGGTCAGAAGCGCCCGGTGCAGATTGTCAATTTCGTCGCCAAGGGCACCATCGAGGAGGGGATGCTCTCGGTGCTCGCCTTCAAGCGCTCGCTGTCGGCGGGCATCTTGGACGGGGGCCAAAGCGAGATCTCGCTCGGCGGCTCGCGCCTGAGTCGCTTCATGAAGGAAGTTGAGAACGTCACCGGCCGGATGGGCGAGGGCGAAGCGATGGCGCCGGCGGAAGAGGCGGCGAGCGTCGCGAGCGCAACGGTGGGGTCGCCGGTCGAAGTGGTCGCCGCCGACGAGTCTGTCGTGGCCGGCGACATCGCATCGGAAGCCGACGCTTCTGCGCCGGAAGCGGGCGTCGATCCCTGGGCCGGGCTGCTGCAGGCAGGCGCGCAATTGGTTTCGGCGCTGCGCGCGGCCGGGGATGGCGAGGGAACGTCGCATCCCTGGCTCGAGCGAGATCCTGCGACCGGCTCGCGCAGCCTCCGGCTGCCACTGCCACCGCCGGAGACAGTGCGACGACTGGCCGATGCCCTGTCCGAGATGGCAGATTCGCTGCGTGGAAAGAGGGCGGCCGATTGA
- a CDS encoding HigA family addiction module antidote protein, whose amino-acid sequence MTTKLKPVSPGEMLAEEFLKPLGMSNYRLAKEIGVPAQRIGEILAGKRAITADTDLRLCRFFGLSDGWWLRLQADHDTEVAKASLAKTLAKIRPWREAAEQAVEAH is encoded by the coding sequence ATGACCACGAAACTCAAGCCCGTGTCGCCCGGCGAGATGCTCGCCGAGGAGTTCCTGAAGCCGCTGGGCATGAGCAACTACCGGCTGGCGAAGGAGATCGGCGTGCCCGCGCAGCGCATCGGCGAGATCCTGGCCGGCAAGCGCGCCATCACGGCGGACACCGACCTGCGGCTGTGCCGCTTTTTCGGGCTCTCGGACGGCTGGTGGCTGCGTCTGCAGGCGGACCACGACACCGAGGTCGCGAAGGCGAGTCTCGCGAAGACGCTCGCGAAGATCAGACCGTGGAGGGAAGCAGCGGAGCAGGCTGTCGAAGCACACTGA
- a CDS encoding integrase arm-type DNA-binding domain-containing protein gives MTNGRRIDRLSPRKVATAGPGLHNDGLGLLLQVTPFGAKSWLLRYRFAGRRREMGLGPLSEVSLAEARERRERYRKQIRDGTDPIEQRRADKRARVAERAQAMTFADTAGAFIRSKSVEWTNPKHVAQWQATLETYAFPVLGEIDVRDVDVGAVLRVLEPIWCEKPETASRVRGRVEAVLGWAGARGYRSIENPARWRGHLDKLLPAPTKVRAVAHHAALPYAEISDFMQALRAQAGIGARALEFAILTAARTGEVLGATWAEIDAQRALWTVPAIRMKAGREHRVPLSAPALGVLQALHRENEYVFPGGKIGRPLSNMAMLATLRRMGRGELTAHGFRSTFRDWAAEQTHFPKELAEAALAHVVSGKTEAAYQRGDLLEKRRRMMDDWARYVEAERGEVIPFARSVKDGAA, from the coding sequence TCGGCGCGAAATCCTGGCTGCTGCGCTATCGCTTCGCTGGCCGGCGGCGCGAGATGGGGCTCGGACCCCTCTCCGAAGTGTCGCTCGCCGAAGCGCGTGAGCGGCGCGAGCGCTACCGCAAGCAGATCCGCGACGGCACCGACCCGATCGAGCAGCGGCGTGCCGACAAGCGCGCACGGGTTGCCGAGCGCGCACAGGCCATGACGTTCGCCGATACGGCCGGCGCTTTCATCCGCTCGAAGTCCGTCGAGTGGACGAACCCGAAGCACGTGGCGCAGTGGCAGGCGACACTCGAGACGTACGCGTTTCCCGTGCTCGGTGAGATCGACGTGCGTGACGTCGACGTCGGTGCGGTGCTGCGCGTGCTGGAGCCGATCTGGTGCGAGAAGCCGGAGACGGCCTCGCGCGTGCGCGGGCGTGTCGAGGCAGTGCTCGGCTGGGCAGGCGCCCGTGGCTATCGCTCGATCGAGAACCCGGCGCGCTGGCGTGGGCACCTCGATAAGCTGTTGCCGGCGCCGACGAAGGTGCGCGCCGTGGCGCACCATGCGGCGCTTCCCTACGCTGAAATTTCCGACTTCATGCAGGCGCTGCGAGCGCAGGCCGGCATCGGTGCGCGGGCGCTCGAATTCGCGATCCTGACCGCTGCGCGCACGGGCGAGGTGCTAGGCGCCACCTGGGCCGAGATCGACGCACAGCGCGCGCTGTGGACCGTTCCAGCCATACGCATGAAGGCCGGGCGAGAACACCGCGTGCCGCTGTCGGCGCCGGCGCTGGGCGTGCTGCAGGCGCTGCACCGTGAGAACGAGTACGTCTTTCCGGGCGGCAAGATCGGTCGGCCGCTGTCGAACATGGCGATGCTCGCGACCTTGCGCCGGATGGGCCGCGGCGAACTCACGGCGCACGGCTTCCGTTCGACCTTCCGCGACTGGGCCGCCGAGCAGACGCACTTCCCGAAGGAACTCGCCGAGGCCGCGCTCGCGCATGTGGTGAGCGGCAAGACCGAGGCGGCGTATCAGCGCGGCGACCTGCTGGAGAAGCGCCGCCGCATGATGGACGACTGGGCGCGGTACGTCGAGGCCGAGCGGGGAGAAGTGATCCCGTTCGCGAGGTCGGTCAAGGATGGTGCGGCATGA
- a CDS encoding type II toxin-antitoxin system RelE/ParE family toxin — protein MAIRTFKCADTEALFGLRRVARFANIERPALRKLKQLDLARRIEDLRAPPANRLEQLKGDRAGQWSLRVNDQVRICFRWTGSDAEDVEIVDYH, from the coding sequence GTGGCGATCAGGACGTTCAAGTGCGCCGACACGGAAGCGCTGTTCGGACTGCGGCGCGTGGCGCGCTTTGCGAATATCGAGCGCCCGGCGCTGCGCAAGCTGAAGCAGCTCGATCTGGCGCGGCGCATCGAGGACTTGCGCGCGCCTCCGGCGAACCGATTGGAGCAGCTGAAGGGCGATCGCGCGGGCCAGTGGAGCCTGCGGGTGAACGATCAGGTCCGCATCTGCTTTCGCTGGACAGGAAGCGACGCCGAAGACGTCGAGATCGTCGACTATCACTGA